The following proteins are encoded in a genomic region of Pangasianodon hypophthalmus isolate fPanHyp1 chromosome 26, fPanHyp1.pri, whole genome shotgun sequence:
- the LOC117596168 gene encoding macrophage mannose receptor 1-like, with the protein MVRLMSVTLLFSVVCGIGSHIPHRYHLVNENKTWSEAQTYCRQKYTDLATINNMEEMKKLNHTLKTETAKQAWIGLQREGTGEWQWSLADQTFYRDGDTYRNWRSGEPNNCKKNEFCVELITNNGSWNDEQCNEKRPFVCYEENDTNTNRYKLINETKTWYDAQTYCREKYTDLVSVRNQTENEEIWRVSQNSTNEDVWIGLFNNSWKWSDQSNSSFRYWSSNKPSGHLNCTAVSVSEQHYWSDMNCTEKLPFICHENKLILIKENLTWKEALRYCRNHHYDLVSVRTEEMQLWVKEVVQNASTEHVWLGLRHDCAQRIWFWVFGSMLCYQDWALGYGTWNEDCSHVKRSGAVQSGGEQQWIDLPESYKLNFICSTYDG; encoded by the exons ATGGTTCGTCTCATGTCAGTGACCCTACTCTTCTCAG TAGTATGTGGTATAGGATCACATATTCCTCATCGCTATCATTTGGTGAATGAGAATAAAACCTGGAGTGAAGCTCAGACTTATTGCAGACAGAAATACACTGATCTCGCCACCATCAACAACATGGAAGAGATGAAGAAGCTGAATCACACACTGAAGACGGAAACTGCAAAGCAAGCTTGGATCGGTCTACAGAGAGAGGGCACTGGGGAATGGCAGTGGTCTCTGGCAGACCAAACTTTCTACAGAGACGGAGACACTTACAGAAACTGGAGGAGTGGAGAACCAAACAATTGCAAGAAAAATGAGTTCTGTGTTGAACTCATTACAAACAATGGCTCGTGGAATGATGAGCAGTGCAATGAGAAAAGACCTTTTGTGTGTTATGAAG AAAATGACACAAACACTAATAGATACAAATTGATTAATGAGACAAAGACCTGGTATGATGCTCAGACCTACTGCAGAGAGAAATACACCGATCTGGTCAGTGTGAGGAACCAAACTGAGAATGAGGAGATCTGGAGAGTGAGTCAAAATTCAACTAATGAAGATGTTTGGATTGGTCTGTTTAATAACTCCTGGAAGTGGTCAGATCAGAGTAATTCCTCATTCAGATACTGGAGCTCTAACAAACCCAGTGGACATTTGAACTGTACtgcagtgtctgtgtctgaGCAACACTACTGGAGTGATATGAACTGCACAGAAAAGCTCCCATTCATCTGCCATGAGA ATAAGCTGATCCTGATTAAGGAGAATCTGACCTGGAAAGAAGCTCTGAGATACTGCAGGAACCATCATTACGACCTGGTCTCAGTGCGCACTGAGGAGATGCAGCTCTGGGTGAAGGAGGTGGTTCAAAACGCCTCCACTGAACACGTGTGGCTCGGCCTGCGTCACGACTGTGCCCAGCGTATCTGGTTCTGGGTTTTTGGATCAATGCTCTGCTATCAGGACTGGGCCCTGGGGTATGGGACCTGGAATGAAGACTGTAGCCATGTGAAGAGAAGCGGAGCAGTGCAGTCTGGAGGAGAGCAGCAGTGGATCGACCTGCCTGAGAGCTACAAACTCAATTTCATCTGCTCTACCTATGACGGTTAG
- the LOC113535651 gene encoding C-type mannose receptor 2-like isoform X1, whose translation MVRLMSVTLLFSVCGIEANIPHRYHFVNENKTWSEAQTYCREKYTDLATINNMEEMKKLNHTLKKETAEQAWIGLQREGTGEWQWSLADQTFYRDGDTYRNWNSGEPNNCKKNEFCVFMSESNGFWFDDPCNRALPFVCYEEKNTNTNRHILINEGKSWYDAQTYCREKYIDLVSVRNQNENEEIRRVIQNSPNETVWIGLFNDAWKWSDQSKSSFRYWSSNKPSGGLNCAAVSVSEQHYWSDVDCTKTLPFICHENRLILIKENLTWWEALNYCRNHHYDLVSVRTEEMQLWVKEVVQNASTEHVWLGLRHDCAQRIWFWVFGSMLCYQDWALGYGTWNEDCSHEKRSGAVQSGVEQQWIDLPESYKLNFICSTYDDIFLIKHED comes from the exons ATGGTTCGTCTCATGTCAGTGACCCTACTCTTCTCAG TATGTGGTATAGAGGCAAATATTCCTCATCGATATCACTTTGTGAATGAGAATAAAACCTGGAGTGAAGCTCAGACTTACTGCAGAGAGAAATACACTGATCTCGCCACCATCAACAACATGGAAGAGATGAAGAAGCTGAATCACACACTGAAGAAGGAAACTGCAGAGCAAGCGTGGATCGGTCTACAGAGAGAGGGCACTGGGGAATGGCAGTGGTCTCTGGCAGACCAAACTTTCTACAGAGACGGAGACACTTACAGAAACTGGAATAGTGGAGAACCAAACAATTGCAAGAAAAATGAGTTCTGTGTTTTCATGTCAGAAAGCAATGGTTTCTGGTTTGATGATCCGTGTAATAGAGCATTACCTTTTGTGTGTTATGAAG AAAAGAACACAAACACTAATAGACACATATTAATTAATGAGGGAAAGAGCTGGTATGATGCTCAGACCTACTGCAGAGAGAAATACATTGATCTGGTCAGTGTGAGGAACCAAAATGAGAATGAGGAGATCAGGAGAGTGATTCAAAATTCACCTAATGAAACTGTTTGGATTGGTCTGTTTAATGACGCCTGGAAGTGGTCAGATCAGAGTAAATCCTCATTCAGATACTGGAGCTCTAACAAACCCAGTGGAGGTTTGAACTGTGCtgcagtgtctgtgtctgaGCAACACTACTGGAGTGATGTGGACTGCACAAAAACACTCCCATTCATCTGTCATGAGA ACAGACTGATCCTGATTAAGGAGAATCTGACCTGGTGGGAAGCTCTGAATTACTGCAGGAACCATCATTACGACCTGGTCTCAGTGCGCACTGAGGAGATGCAGCTCTGGGTGAAGGAGGTGGTTCAAAACGCCTCCACTGAACACGTGTGGCTCGGCCTGCGTCACGACTGTGCCCAGCGTATCTGGTTCTGGGTTTTTGGATCAATGCTCTGCTATCAGGACTGGGCCCTGGGGTATGGGACCTGGAATGAAGACTGCAGCCACGAGAAGAGAAGCGGAGCAGTGCAGTCTGGAGTAGAGCAGCAGTGGATCGACCTGCCTGAGAGCTACAAACTCAACTTCATCTGCTCTACCTATGACG acatttttttgaTTAAACATGAAGACTGA
- the LOC113535651 gene encoding macrophage mannose receptor 1-like isoform X2, with protein sequence MVRLMSVTLLFSVCGIEANIPHRYHFVNENKTWSEAQTYCREKYTDLATINNMEEMKKLNHTLKKETAEQAWIGLQREGTGEWQWSLADQTFYRDGDTYRNWNSGEPNNCKKNEFCVFMSESNGFWFDDPCNRALPFVCYEDRLILIKENLTWWEALNYCRNHHYDLVSVRTEEMQLWVKEVVQNASTEHVWLGLRHDCAQRIWFWVFGSMLCYQDWALGYGTWNEDCSHEKRSGAVQSGVEQQWIDLPESYKLNFICSTYDDIFLIKHED encoded by the exons ATGGTTCGTCTCATGTCAGTGACCCTACTCTTCTCAG TATGTGGTATAGAGGCAAATATTCCTCATCGATATCACTTTGTGAATGAGAATAAAACCTGGAGTGAAGCTCAGACTTACTGCAGAGAGAAATACACTGATCTCGCCACCATCAACAACATGGAAGAGATGAAGAAGCTGAATCACACACTGAAGAAGGAAACTGCAGAGCAAGCGTGGATCGGTCTACAGAGAGAGGGCACTGGGGAATGGCAGTGGTCTCTGGCAGACCAAACTTTCTACAGAGACGGAGACACTTACAGAAACTGGAATAGTGGAGAACCAAACAATTGCAAGAAAAATGAGTTCTGTGTTTTCATGTCAGAAAGCAATGGTTTCTGGTTTGATGATCCGTGTAATAGAGCATTACCTTTTGTGTGTTATGAAG ACAGACTGATCCTGATTAAGGAGAATCTGACCTGGTGGGAAGCTCTGAATTACTGCAGGAACCATCATTACGACCTGGTCTCAGTGCGCACTGAGGAGATGCAGCTCTGGGTGAAGGAGGTGGTTCAAAACGCCTCCACTGAACACGTGTGGCTCGGCCTGCGTCACGACTGTGCCCAGCGTATCTGGTTCTGGGTTTTTGGATCAATGCTCTGCTATCAGGACTGGGCCCTGGGGTATGGGACCTGGAATGAAGACTGCAGCCACGAGAAGAGAAGCGGAGCAGTGCAGTCTGGAGTAGAGCAGCAGTGGATCGACCTGCCTGAGAGCTACAAACTCAACTTCATCTGCTCTACCTATGACG acatttttttgaTTAAACATGAAGACTGA